From the Anguilla anguilla isolate fAngAng1 chromosome 8, fAngAng1.pri, whole genome shotgun sequence genome, one window contains:
- the LOC118234006 gene encoding protein O-mannosyl-transferase TMTC2-like isoform X7 — MLWKEQGMTVLGVATAYDFFICHRLRLRPLIHLLREGRSCRVMLSLSLLATWGTVLLALRLYWMGNKPPSFSSSDNPAADSPSLLTRTLTFLYLPAANLWLLLCPSTLSFDWSMDALPLLNTLSDWRNLHTAAFCAGLLLLAHFGLRSPVQFCQDANGSTLVTEGHIANGNTHIADSNACITNGNTHIVDGKPSSKGHSCHPEPRDEASKAHWCPAGAAGRTARPSAEGVVAFSLALLVLPFLPASNLLFYVGFVMAERVLYLPSMGFCLLLALGLRSLCARLGTLAARSALLCCTSALLFLFGAKTVLRNQDWHSEEALYRSGIAVNPAKAWGNLGNVLKDQGKMAEAERAYRNALYYRSNMADMLYNLGLLLQERQQFSEALQYYTLAIGSRPTLASAYLNTGIILMNQGHLDEAKRTFLICANIPDENLRDPHAHRSSVTSCLYNLGKLLHEQGHQEEAIAVFKEAVQKMPHQFAPQSLYNMMGEAYMGLNRLQLAEHWYQESLRAKPDHIPAHLTYAKLLAIRGRKLEAERYFLKAIDLDPGKGSTYMHYGQFLMEESHLVEAAKMAERAAQLEIGQFDVVFNSAHMLRQAGFNSAAEKYYELAANQRPNDPAALMNLGAILHLNGKLQQAEASYLQALQLKPDDVITQSNLRKLRNVMEKQGLKTAKP; from the exons ATGCTGTGGAAGGAGCAGGGCATGACTGTGCTGGGTGTGGCCACCGCCTACGACTTCTTCATCTGCCACAGGCTCCGCCTCCGACCGCTCATCCACCTGCTGCGCGAG gggaggagctgcagggtcATGCTGAGTTTGAGCTTGTTGGCCACTTGGGGCACTGTTCTCCTGGCGCTTCGGCTGTACTGGATGGGGAACAAACCGCCCAGCTTCTCCAGTTCTGACAACCCGGCGGCAGACTCGCCAAGCCTCCTCACCCGGACGCTCACCTTCCTGTACCTGCCCGCCGCCAACCTGTGGCTGCTCCTGTGTCCCAGCACGCTGAGCTTTGATTGGTCCATGGACGCCCTGCCGCTCCTGAACACGCTCTCTGATTGGAGGAACTTGCACACAGCTGCCTTCTGTGCTGGGCTGCTGCTTCTGGCCCACTTTGGCCTGCGCAGTCCGGTTCAGTTCTGCCAAGATGCCAATGGCAGCACCCTCGTCACCGAAGGCCACATAGCTAACGGCAACACCCACATAGCTGACAGCAACGCATGCATCACCAACGGCAACACCCACATCGTCGACGGGAAACCCAGCTCCAAGGGGCACAGCTGCCACCCGGAGCCTAGAGACGAAGCCAGCAAGGCCCACTGGTGCCCGGCAGGGGCAGCGGGCAGGACTGCCCGGCCCAGCGCGGAGGGCGTGGTGGCGTTCTCCCTGGCACTGCTGGTGCTGCCCTTCCTGCCCGCCTCTAACCTGCTGTTCTACGTGGGCTTTGTGATGGCAGAGCGGGTGCTGTACCTCCCCAGCATGGGCTTCTGCCTGCTGCTGGCCCTGGGGCTGCGCTCTCTGTGTGCCCGCCTTGGCACCCTGGCCGCCCGCTCCGCCCTGCTCTGCTGCACCTCCGCTCTGCTCTTCCTGTTCGGGGCCAAGACTGTCCTCCGGAACCAAGACTGGCACAGTGAGGAGGCGCTCTACAGGTCGGGGATCGCTGTCAACCCTGCCAAAG CGTGGGGCAACCTGGGAAATGTCCTGAAGGACCAGGGCAAGATGGCGGAGGCAGAGAGGGCCTACAGGAACGCACTGTACTACCGCAGCAACATGGCCGACATGCTGTACAacct GGGTCTGCTGCTACAGGAAAGACAGCAGTTCTCGGAGGCACTGCAGTACTACACACTGGCCATCGGGAGCAGACCCACACTGGCCT ctgcGTACCTGAACACAGGGATCATCCTGATGAATCAGGGCCACCTGGACGAGGCCAAGCGCACCTTCCTCATCTGCGCCAACATTCCTGATGAAAACCTGAGGGACCCCCACGCCCACAGGAGCTCTGTGACCAGCTGCCTCTACAACCTGGGAAAACTGCTGCACGAGCAGGGCCACCAGGAG GAGGCCATCGCTGTCTTCAAAGAGGCAGTGCAGAAAATGCCCCACCAGTTCGCCCCTCAGAGTCTCTACAACATGATGG GAGAGGCCTACATGGGACTGAACAGGCTGCAGTTGGCTGAGCACTGGTACCAGGAGTCCCTGAGAGCCAAACCGGACCACATCCCCGCCCACCTGACCTACGCAAAGCTCCTGGCCATCAGG GGACGTAAACTAGAAGCTGAGCGGTATTTTCTGAAGGCCATTGATCTGGACCCCGGAAAAGGAAGTACTTACATGCATTATG ggcagTTCTTGATGGAAGAGTCCCATTTGGTGGAGGCAGCTAAGATGGCTGAGAGGGCTGCACAACTGGAGATTGGCCAGTTTGACGTGGTGTTTAACTCCGCCCACATGCTCAG GCAAGCCGGATTCAACAGCGCCGCTGAGAAGTACTACGAGCTAGCAGCCAACCAGAGGCCCAAT gaccCAGCAGCTCTGATGAACTTGGGGGCCATACTGCACCTGAATgggaagctgcagcaggcagagGCCAGTTACCTGCAAGCTCTCCAGCTCAaacctgatgatgtcatcacccaGTCCAACCTACGTAAGCTCCGGAACGTCATGGAGAAGCAGGGCCTGAAGACAGCCAAGCCATGA
- the LOC118234006 gene encoding protein O-mannosyl-transferase TMTC2-like isoform X3, whose product MIAELVCSVVALVLYVNTLGAGFCYDDSRAIRSNQDLLPETPWINIFYDDFWGTLLTHSGSHKSYRPLCTLSFRLNHALGGLEPWGYHLVNVSLHAGVTGLFARLSRLLLGGGRWALAAGLLFASHPVHTEAVAGVVGRADLGAGLFFLLSLLCYARHCAFRPGPSTSPAPAPGPSPARCWAWLLASLLLAACSMLWKEQGMTVLGVATAYDFFICHRLRLRPLIHLLREGRSCRVMLSLSLLATWGTVLLALRLYWMGNKPPSFSSSDNPAADSPSLLTRTLTFLYLPAANLWLLLCPSTLSFDWSMDALPLLNTLSDWRNLHTAAFCAGLLLLAHFGLRSPVQFCQDANGSTLVTEGHIANGNTHIADSNACITNGNTHIVDGKPSSKGHSCHPEPRDEASKAHWCPAGAAGRTARPSAEGVVAFSLALLVLPFLPASNLLFYVGFVMAERVLYLPSMGFCLLLALGLRSLCARLGTLAARSALLCCTSALLFLFGAKTVLRNQDWHSEEALYRSGIAVNPAKAWGNLGNVLKDQGKMAEAERAYRNALYYRSNMADMLYNLGLLLQERQQFSEALQYYTLAIGSRPTLASAYLNTGIILMNQGHLDEAKRTFLICANIPDENLRDPHAHRSSVTSCLYNLGKLLHEQGHQEEAIAVFKEAVQKMPHQFAPQSLYNMMGEAYMGLNRLQLAEHWYQESLRAKPDHIPAHLTYAKLLAIRGRKLEAERYFLKAIDLDPGKGSTYMHYGQFLMEESHLVEAAKMAERAAQLEIGQFDVVFNSAHMLRCMQ is encoded by the exons ATGATCGCAGAGTTGGTCTGTAGTGTCGTGGCTCTGGTCCTGTACGTCAACACACTGGGCGCTGGTTTCTGCTACGATGACAG TCGTGCCATCAGATCCAACCAGGACCTGCTCCCGGAGACCCCCTGGATCAACATCTTCTACGACGACTTCTGGGGCACGCTGCTGACGCACAGCGGCAGCCACAAGTCGTACCGGCCGCTGTGCACGCTGTCCTTTCGGCTGAACCACGCGCTGGGCGGGCTGGAGCCCTGGGGGTACCACCTGGTCAACGTGAGCCTGCACGCGGGCGTGACCGGGCTGTTCGCCCGCCTGTCCCGCCTGCTCCTGGGGGGCGGGCGCTGGGCGCTGGCCGCCGGGCTGCTCTTCGCCTCGCACCCCGTGCACACTGAGGCGGTGGCGGGCGTGGTGGGGCGGGCCgacctgggggcggggctcttcTTCCTGCTGTCTCTGCTGTGCTATGCGCGGCACTGTGCCTTCAGGCCTGGCCCCtccaccagccccgcccccgcccccggccccagTCCCGCCCGCTGCTGGGCATGGCTCCTGGCCAGCCTGTTGCTGGCTGCCTGCAGCATGCTGTGGAAGGAGCAGGGCATGACTGTGCTGGGTGTGGCCACCGCCTACGACTTCTTCATCTGCCACAGGCTCCGCCTCCGACCGCTCATCCACCTGCTGCGCGAG gggaggagctgcagggtcATGCTGAGTTTGAGCTTGTTGGCCACTTGGGGCACTGTTCTCCTGGCGCTTCGGCTGTACTGGATGGGGAACAAACCGCCCAGCTTCTCCAGTTCTGACAACCCGGCGGCAGACTCGCCAAGCCTCCTCACCCGGACGCTCACCTTCCTGTACCTGCCCGCCGCCAACCTGTGGCTGCTCCTGTGTCCCAGCACGCTGAGCTTTGATTGGTCCATGGACGCCCTGCCGCTCCTGAACACGCTCTCTGATTGGAGGAACTTGCACACAGCTGCCTTCTGTGCTGGGCTGCTGCTTCTGGCCCACTTTGGCCTGCGCAGTCCGGTTCAGTTCTGCCAAGATGCCAATGGCAGCACCCTCGTCACCGAAGGCCACATAGCTAACGGCAACACCCACATAGCTGACAGCAACGCATGCATCACCAACGGCAACACCCACATCGTCGACGGGAAACCCAGCTCCAAGGGGCACAGCTGCCACCCGGAGCCTAGAGACGAAGCCAGCAAGGCCCACTGGTGCCCGGCAGGGGCAGCGGGCAGGACTGCCCGGCCCAGCGCGGAGGGCGTGGTGGCGTTCTCCCTGGCACTGCTGGTGCTGCCCTTCCTGCCCGCCTCTAACCTGCTGTTCTACGTGGGCTTTGTGATGGCAGAGCGGGTGCTGTACCTCCCCAGCATGGGCTTCTGCCTGCTGCTGGCCCTGGGGCTGCGCTCTCTGTGTGCCCGCCTTGGCACCCTGGCCGCCCGCTCCGCCCTGCTCTGCTGCACCTCCGCTCTGCTCTTCCTGTTCGGGGCCAAGACTGTCCTCCGGAACCAAGACTGGCACAGTGAGGAGGCGCTCTACAGGTCGGGGATCGCTGTCAACCCTGCCAAAG CGTGGGGCAACCTGGGAAATGTCCTGAAGGACCAGGGCAAGATGGCGGAGGCAGAGAGGGCCTACAGGAACGCACTGTACTACCGCAGCAACATGGCCGACATGCTGTACAacct GGGTCTGCTGCTACAGGAAAGACAGCAGTTCTCGGAGGCACTGCAGTACTACACACTGGCCATCGGGAGCAGACCCACACTGGCCT ctgcGTACCTGAACACAGGGATCATCCTGATGAATCAGGGCCACCTGGACGAGGCCAAGCGCACCTTCCTCATCTGCGCCAACATTCCTGATGAAAACCTGAGGGACCCCCACGCCCACAGGAGCTCTGTGACCAGCTGCCTCTACAACCTGGGAAAACTGCTGCACGAGCAGGGCCACCAGGAG GAGGCCATCGCTGTCTTCAAAGAGGCAGTGCAGAAAATGCCCCACCAGTTCGCCCCTCAGAGTCTCTACAACATGATGG GAGAGGCCTACATGGGACTGAACAGGCTGCAGTTGGCTGAGCACTGGTACCAGGAGTCCCTGAGAGCCAAACCGGACCACATCCCCGCCCACCTGACCTACGCAAAGCTCCTGGCCATCAGG GGACGTAAACTAGAAGCTGAGCGGTATTTTCTGAAGGCCATTGATCTGGACCCCGGAAAAGGAAGTACTTACATGCATTATG ggcagTTCTTGATGGAAGAGTCCCATTTGGTGGAGGCAGCTAAGATGGCTGAGAGGGCTGCACAACTGGAGATTGGCCAGTTTGACGTGGTGTTTAACTCCGCCCACATGCTCAG gtgcatgcaatga
- the LOC118234006 gene encoding protein O-mannosyl-transferase TMTC2-like isoform X4: MIAELVCSVVALVLYVNTLGAGFCYDDSRAIRSNQDLLPETPWINIFYDDFWGTLLTHSGSHKSYRPLCTLSFRLNHALGGLEPWGYHLVNVSLHAGVTGLFARLSRLLLGGGRWALAAGLLFASHPVHTEAVAGVVGRADLGAGLFFLLSLLCYARHCAFRPGPSTSPAPAPGPSPARCWAWLLASLLLAACSMLWKEQGMTVLGVATAYDFFICHRLRLRPLIHLLREGRSCRVMLSLSLLATWGTVLLALRLYWMGNKPPSFSSSDNPAADSPSLLTRTLTFLYLPAANLWLLLCPSTLSFDWSMDALPLLNTLSDWRNLHTAAFCAGLLLLAHFGLRSPVQFCQDANGSTLVTEGHIANGNTHIADSNACITNGNTHIVDGKPSSKGHSCHPEPRDEASKAHWCPAGAAGRTARPSAEGVVAFSLALLVLPFLPASNLLFYVGFVMAERVLYLPSMGFCLLLALGLRSLCARLGTLAARSALLCCTSALLFLFGAKTVLRNQDWHSEEALYRSGIAVNPAKAWGNLGNVLKDQGKMAEAERAYRNALYYRSNMADMLYNLGLLLQERQQFSEALQYYTLAIGSRPTLASAYLNTGIILMNQGHLDEAKRTFLICANIPDENLRDPHAHRSSVTSCLYNLGKLLHEQGHQEEAIAVFKEAVQKMPHQFAPQSLYNMMGEAYMGLNRLQLAEHWYQESLRAKPDHIPAHLTYAKLLAIRGRKLEAERYFLKAIDLDPGKGSTYMHYGQFLMEESHLVEAAKMAERAAQLEIGQFDVVFNSAHMLRSV, from the exons ATGATCGCAGAGTTGGTCTGTAGTGTCGTGGCTCTGGTCCTGTACGTCAACACACTGGGCGCTGGTTTCTGCTACGATGACAG TCGTGCCATCAGATCCAACCAGGACCTGCTCCCGGAGACCCCCTGGATCAACATCTTCTACGACGACTTCTGGGGCACGCTGCTGACGCACAGCGGCAGCCACAAGTCGTACCGGCCGCTGTGCACGCTGTCCTTTCGGCTGAACCACGCGCTGGGCGGGCTGGAGCCCTGGGGGTACCACCTGGTCAACGTGAGCCTGCACGCGGGCGTGACCGGGCTGTTCGCCCGCCTGTCCCGCCTGCTCCTGGGGGGCGGGCGCTGGGCGCTGGCCGCCGGGCTGCTCTTCGCCTCGCACCCCGTGCACACTGAGGCGGTGGCGGGCGTGGTGGGGCGGGCCgacctgggggcggggctcttcTTCCTGCTGTCTCTGCTGTGCTATGCGCGGCACTGTGCCTTCAGGCCTGGCCCCtccaccagccccgcccccgcccccggccccagTCCCGCCCGCTGCTGGGCATGGCTCCTGGCCAGCCTGTTGCTGGCTGCCTGCAGCATGCTGTGGAAGGAGCAGGGCATGACTGTGCTGGGTGTGGCCACCGCCTACGACTTCTTCATCTGCCACAGGCTCCGCCTCCGACCGCTCATCCACCTGCTGCGCGAG gggaggagctgcagggtcATGCTGAGTTTGAGCTTGTTGGCCACTTGGGGCACTGTTCTCCTGGCGCTTCGGCTGTACTGGATGGGGAACAAACCGCCCAGCTTCTCCAGTTCTGACAACCCGGCGGCAGACTCGCCAAGCCTCCTCACCCGGACGCTCACCTTCCTGTACCTGCCCGCCGCCAACCTGTGGCTGCTCCTGTGTCCCAGCACGCTGAGCTTTGATTGGTCCATGGACGCCCTGCCGCTCCTGAACACGCTCTCTGATTGGAGGAACTTGCACACAGCTGCCTTCTGTGCTGGGCTGCTGCTTCTGGCCCACTTTGGCCTGCGCAGTCCGGTTCAGTTCTGCCAAGATGCCAATGGCAGCACCCTCGTCACCGAAGGCCACATAGCTAACGGCAACACCCACATAGCTGACAGCAACGCATGCATCACCAACGGCAACACCCACATCGTCGACGGGAAACCCAGCTCCAAGGGGCACAGCTGCCACCCGGAGCCTAGAGACGAAGCCAGCAAGGCCCACTGGTGCCCGGCAGGGGCAGCGGGCAGGACTGCCCGGCCCAGCGCGGAGGGCGTGGTGGCGTTCTCCCTGGCACTGCTGGTGCTGCCCTTCCTGCCCGCCTCTAACCTGCTGTTCTACGTGGGCTTTGTGATGGCAGAGCGGGTGCTGTACCTCCCCAGCATGGGCTTCTGCCTGCTGCTGGCCCTGGGGCTGCGCTCTCTGTGTGCCCGCCTTGGCACCCTGGCCGCCCGCTCCGCCCTGCTCTGCTGCACCTCCGCTCTGCTCTTCCTGTTCGGGGCCAAGACTGTCCTCCGGAACCAAGACTGGCACAGTGAGGAGGCGCTCTACAGGTCGGGGATCGCTGTCAACCCTGCCAAAG CGTGGGGCAACCTGGGAAATGTCCTGAAGGACCAGGGCAAGATGGCGGAGGCAGAGAGGGCCTACAGGAACGCACTGTACTACCGCAGCAACATGGCCGACATGCTGTACAacct GGGTCTGCTGCTACAGGAAAGACAGCAGTTCTCGGAGGCACTGCAGTACTACACACTGGCCATCGGGAGCAGACCCACACTGGCCT ctgcGTACCTGAACACAGGGATCATCCTGATGAATCAGGGCCACCTGGACGAGGCCAAGCGCACCTTCCTCATCTGCGCCAACATTCCTGATGAAAACCTGAGGGACCCCCACGCCCACAGGAGCTCTGTGACCAGCTGCCTCTACAACCTGGGAAAACTGCTGCACGAGCAGGGCCACCAGGAG GAGGCCATCGCTGTCTTCAAAGAGGCAGTGCAGAAAATGCCCCACCAGTTCGCCCCTCAGAGTCTCTACAACATGATGG GAGAGGCCTACATGGGACTGAACAGGCTGCAGTTGGCTGAGCACTGGTACCAGGAGTCCCTGAGAGCCAAACCGGACCACATCCCCGCCCACCTGACCTACGCAAAGCTCCTGGCCATCAGG GGACGTAAACTAGAAGCTGAGCGGTATTTTCTGAAGGCCATTGATCTGGACCCCGGAAAAGGAAGTACTTACATGCATTATG ggcagTTCTTGATGGAAGAGTCCCATTTGGTGGAGGCAGCTAAGATGGCTGAGAGGGCTGCACAACTGGAGATTGGCCAGTTTGACGTGGTGTTTAACTCCGCCCACATGCTCAGGTCTGTTTAA